In the Chitinophagales bacterium genome, one interval contains:
- a CDS encoding B12-binding domain-containing radical SAM protein: MMLKKLTVLNLPNPEQITRRYMCSYVSPESLMPPLELISCASVARHHHQLQVNLLDAIAEKTDTTQTIRQLKEWNPNVIVALTGFECYEQDVNVVREIKQQFTNTTFILFGHYATTFPEETLRHSSADYIILGEPEIVLNNLLSTLITQGDIEQVTGIAYLKNNHFHLQGTASRIKDPNELPTPAYDLLPQTGAYYEPLLAQPYGMIQTMRGCPHQCNYCVKSYGSKLSQLTVDRIIEEIQQWKQLHGVKAIRFIDDTFTINKHRTIELCKAIINHQLNIEWACLSRADDLDEELLTWMKKSGCKRIYFGVETGSQRMLDIYKKNIKKEDALEALLLCQKVGVESAAFFMAGHPDETENDFQESLAFAKDAQLNYASFNPLTPYPGTPLYQQLKDKIDFSIYPYKNEWIDKTVYEKFDKDKMRFYKGFYLRPSYFTNNIAVFRNNFNQIFQLGWSLLRYLFWDKQFVISGLKGAKDR, encoded by the coding sequence ATGATGTTGAAAAAATTGACAGTACTCAATCTGCCGAATCCTGAGCAAATTACACGAAGATACATGTGCAGCTATGTTTCTCCGGAGAGCCTTATGCCTCCATTGGAGCTCATTTCTTGTGCATCCGTAGCACGCCATCACCACCAACTGCAAGTAAATTTGCTCGATGCCATTGCCGAAAAAACAGATACTACACAAACCATTCGCCAACTAAAAGAATGGAATCCCAATGTTATTGTTGCACTCACAGGCTTTGAATGCTACGAACAAGATGTAAATGTTGTGAGAGAAATTAAACAGCAATTCACAAATACCACCTTTATTCTGTTTGGACACTATGCCACTACTTTTCCCGAAGAAACCCTGCGCCATTCCTCTGCAGATTATATAATTTTAGGTGAGCCGGAAATTGTGTTAAACAACCTACTTTCAACACTCATCACACAAGGCGATATTGAACAAGTAACAGGAATTGCTTATCTAAAAAACAACCATTTTCACCTTCAAGGCACAGCCTCCAGAATAAAAGACCCCAACGAACTACCAACTCCCGCATACGATTTACTCCCCCAAACAGGAGCATACTATGAACCGCTGCTTGCACAACCTTACGGCATGATTCAAACTATGCGTGGCTGCCCGCACCAATGCAACTACTGCGTAAAAAGCTATGGCTCCAAGCTATCGCAATTAACTGTAGATAGAATTATAGAAGAAATACAACAGTGGAAACAACTGCATGGCGTAAAAGCCATTCGCTTTATAGACGATACCTTTACCATCAATAAACATAGAACCATTGAATTGTGTAAGGCAATTATCAACCATCAACTCAACATAGAATGGGCATGCCTCAGCAGAGCCGATGACTTAGATGAAGAACTCTTAACTTGGATGAAAAAATCGGGCTGCAAAAGAATTTACTTTGGTGTGGAAACCGGCAGCCAACGTATGCTAGATATTTACAAGAAGAATATTAAAAAAGAAGATGCCTTAGAAGCACTACTCCTCTGCCAAAAAGTAGGTGTAGAAAGCGCTGCCTTCTTTATGGCCGGCCATCCCGATGAAACAGAAAACGATTTTCAAGAATCGCTTGCATTTGCCAAAGATGCCCAGTTAAATTACGCTTCTTTTAATCCGCTAACACCTTACCCAGGCACACCATTGTACCAACAATTAAAAGACAAAATTGATTTCAGTATCTATCCTTACAAAAATGAATGGATAGATAAAACCGTGTACGAAAAATTCGATAAAGATAAAATGCGGTTCTATAAGGGATTCTACCTGCGCCCATCGTACTTCACCAATAACATAGCGGTATTTAGAAATAATTTTAACCAGATATTTCAATTAGGATGGAGTTTACTGCGTTACCTATTTTGGGATAAACAGTTTGTAATTTCCGGGCTTAAAGGAGCCAAAGACAGGTAA
- the nuoH gene encoding NADH-quinone oxidoreductase subunit NuoH, translated as METAFLIEKGVLILVIWGITMLIALYSTFGERVFAAYFQDRRGPNRAGPGGFLQPLADGVKMFTKEDFIPNTPNKFLFIFGPAMFMTTALITSSVIPWGDKLHLFGYDISLHIADINVAILFVFGVVSIGVYGIMIGGWASNNKFALLGAVRASSQMISYEVAMGLSIIALLMLSGTLSIREIAAQQGKEFLGISGMNWNIFYQPLGFLIFLVCAFAETNRTPFDLPECEAELVGGYHTEYSSMKLGFFLFAEYINMFISSAILATLYFGGYNYPGVGWVADHIGPNIATILGVVVLFAKILFFIFFYMWVRWTLPRFRYDQLMNLGWKILIPLAIANIIITGTAILLAN; from the coding sequence ATGGAAACAGCATTTTTAATAGAAAAAGGTGTATTGATTTTGGTAATTTGGGGAATTACCATGCTTATAGCATTATACTCCACCTTTGGTGAAAGAGTTTTTGCCGCATACTTCCAAGACCGTAGAGGGCCTAATAGAGCCGGTCCGGGAGGTTTTTTGCAGCCACTTGCCGATGGTGTTAAAATGTTTACCAAAGAAGATTTTATTCCCAACACTCCCAATAAGTTCTTATTCATTTTTGGTCCCGCCATGTTTATGACTACGGCACTTATTACAAGTTCTGTAATTCCATGGGGCGATAAATTGCACTTATTCGGATACGATATTTCTTTACATATTGCCGATATAAATGTTGCCATACTATTTGTTTTTGGTGTAGTTTCTATTGGCGTATATGGCATTATGATTGGTGGTTGGGCTTCGAACAATAAGTTTGCATTGTTAGGAGCCGTACGCGCTTCTTCGCAGATGATTTCGTACGAAGTAGCCATGGGGCTTTCTATAATTGCGCTTTTAATGCTTTCCGGCACATTAAGCATCCGCGAAATTGCAGCGCAACAAGGCAAAGAATTTTTGGGCATCAGCGGTATGAATTGGAATATCTTCTACCAACCACTCGGCTTCCTAATTTTCTTAGTATGTGCCTTTGCCGAAACCAACAGAACACCATTCGACTTACCCGAATGTGAGGCAGAATTGGTAGGGGGTTACCATACTGAATACTCTTCGATGAAACTTGGATTTTTCTTGTTTGCCGAATACATAAACATGTTTATTTCAAGTGCCATTCTTGCTACGCTTTATTTTGGCGGATATAACTATCCGGGCGTGGGTTGGGTGGCAGATCATATTGGCCCCAATATTGCTACCATACTAGGTGTAGTGGTGCTATTTGCCAAGATACTATTCTTTATATTCTTCTACATGTGGGTGCGTTGGACCTTACCTCGTTTTCGCTACGACCAACTCATGAATTTGGGCTGGAAAATTTTGATTCCATTGGCTATTGCCAATATTATCATTACAGGTACTGCAATTCTATTGGCTAATTAA
- a CDS encoding aspartyl/asparaginyl beta-hydroxylase domain-containing protein: MSANALFFLNEEAIYSGPEPYFYDKKQYPWAQTLEDNWTIIRDEMMPIISGEKAIELSSPYPPSLSEPSAWKNIYFFNFMWQYHKNCRQFPKTYALLKSIPNLTFAEFTVLEPGCQILPHIGETNTTIRGHLGISIPGKLPEAGIRVGNEERSWEEGKVVLFSDCHRHTVWNHTKNRRFVLVFDITRSEFAEQKTWVNAQSLGAITIKYLDDLIPALKKTPENLKHALHKAISFLWWVYLPLQNFWSRLYS, translated from the coding sequence ATGTCGGCAAACGCACTATTTTTTTTAAACGAGGAAGCCATCTATTCCGGCCCCGAACCTTATTTCTACGATAAGAAACAATACCCGTGGGCTCAAACATTAGAAGATAACTGGACAATAATACGCGATGAAATGATGCCAATTATCAGCGGAGAAAAAGCCATTGAACTCAGCAGCCCGTATCCTCCTTCATTATCTGAACCCAGTGCATGGAAAAATATTTACTTCTTCAACTTTATGTGGCAATACCATAAAAATTGCCGCCAATTTCCAAAAACCTATGCCCTGCTAAAATCTATACCCAACCTCACTTTTGCAGAATTTACCGTATTAGAACCCGGCTGCCAAATACTGCCGCATATTGGCGAAACCAACACCACTATACGCGGGCATTTAGGCATTTCTATTCCCGGCAAACTGCCCGAAGCCGGCATCCGCGTGGGCAACGAAGAAAGAAGTTGGGAAGAAGGCAAAGTAGTACTGTTTAGCGACTGCCACCGCCACACCGTTTGGAATCATACAAAAAACCGAAGATTTGTTTTAGTATTCGATATTACACGCAGCGAATTTGCCGAACAAAAAACATGGGTAAATGCACAAAGTTTAGGCGCCATTACCATTAAATACTTAGATGACTTAATACCTGCGCTCAAAAAAACTCCGGAGAATTTAAAACACGCTTTGCATAAAGCCATTTCTTTTTTGTGGTGGGTTTATTTACCTTTACAGAACTTTTGGAGCAGGCTATACTCTTAA
- a CDS encoding glycosyltransferase family 2 protein, which yields MNFSIVIFMFNEAGNIRKVYSDVVAQLQHMNANYEIILVNDGSTDDTGKICQQLQTEFPYTSIITHPKNLGIGAALTAGYHAAKNEYVCAIPGDGQFNIKELSNTKPFNNSTYYSFYRLKTNYSFYRSCLTWINRLFNQHLLGIYLRDVNWIKVYRKEQLLAVKTKLTSSLIESEICAKLYKMNIMPIEIPSEYLPRTYGIAKGGSWKTLRKAMIETSKLWWEVHKFTVEK from the coding sequence ATGAACTTTTCCATTGTAATATTCATGTTTAACGAAGCCGGAAATATCCGGAAAGTATATAGCGATGTTGTGGCACAACTTCAACACATGAATGCTAACTACGAAATAATACTCGTAAACGATGGCAGCACAGACGATACAGGAAAAATATGCCAACAACTACAAACCGAATTCCCATACACAAGCATCATTACACACCCCAAAAACCTAGGTATTGGAGCAGCACTCACAGCCGGCTATCATGCAGCCAAAAACGAATACGTATGTGCCATTCCTGGCGATGGACAATTCAATATTAAAGAGCTAAGCAACACTAAACCTTTCAACAACAGCACCTATTATTCCTTTTACAGATTAAAAACCAACTATTCATTTTATAGAAGTTGCTTAACATGGATAAACAGATTGTTTAACCAGCACCTGCTCGGCATATACCTGCGCGATGTAAACTGGATAAAAGTGTATAGAAAAGAACAACTCCTTGCCGTAAAAACGAAACTCACCAGCTCACTTATAGAAAGCGAAATTTGCGCCAAACTCTATAAAATGAATATCATGCCAATTGAAATTCCATCGGAGTATTTACCAAGAACATACGGCATTGCCAAAGGTGGAAGCTGGAAAACCTTGCGCAAAGCAATGATAGAAACATCTAAACTCTGGTGGGAAGTACATAAGTTTACCGTTGAAAAATGA
- a CDS encoding glycosyltransferase family 2 protein produces MKTTTNITAIIPAYNEANRIGLVIERVKAHVQHVIVVNDASKDNTALVAQQHGAQVINLTLNEGAGAATRIGCETAIQNGADIIVTIDADGQHHPDEIPLLVTNLLQQNAGIVFGGRQRTPNMPIENRWGNRLLSVVSSHLFGTSVGDTLTGFRAFFATAFPAIKWESNRYSFVAEMAAKVAHNKVPCKEVTISTIYHDNKKGMRKRDGIKTLFLLFWWKITW; encoded by the coding sequence TTGAAAACTACTACCAACATTACAGCCATAATACCTGCATATAACGAAGCCAACCGCATTGGTTTGGTAATAGAGCGCGTTAAAGCACATGTGCAGCACGTAATTGTAGTAAATGATGCTTCTAAAGACAATACCGCCCTTGTTGCACAGCAGCATGGCGCACAAGTAATAAACCTAACACTAAATGAAGGAGCGGGCGCTGCAACCCGCATCGGCTGCGAAACAGCCATACAAAACGGAGCAGACATTATTGTAACAATTGATGCCGATGGCCAACACCACCCGGATGAAATACCCTTACTGGTAACTAACCTCCTGCAACAAAATGCAGGAATAGTATTTGGCGGCAGACAGCGCACTCCCAATATGCCTATCGAAAATAGATGGGGCAATCGTTTACTTTCAGTAGTAAGCAGCCATTTATTCGGCACAAGCGTAGGCGATACTTTAACCGGCTTCAGGGCATTTTTCGCAACCGCATTTCCGGCTATAAAATGGGAAAGTAACCGCTATAGTTTTGTAGCAGAAATGGCAGCAAAAGTTGCCCACAATAAAGTGCCCTGCAAAGAAGTAACCATTAGCACCATTTACCACGATAACAAAAAGGGAATGCGTAAACGCGATGGCATTAAAACACTTTTCTTACTCTTTTGGTGGAAAATTACATGGTAA
- a CDS encoding glycosyltransferase, with product MQSDTPVYSIIVPVFNSADILATLCAQIHQSLAVIGVSYEIILVNDCSTDNSWQVIQQMQCYQAQRILGINKTQNTGQHHALYIGMLHAKGTYFVTIDDDLQFPPSEIALLIKEQQRTNAQLVYGYPRARQHSMLRNIASKLALYAFCALLKTHPNGSPFRLLNAKLFHSSTLAAPLIFIDAIVTPNTPIISTIPVLHQPRHSGTSGHKLYIQGLWALLLMYAYSSSRKKKFVYPIIILSIGGIGLWLSIYCSFLLAAPLLILFILLLLIHSYCIYQYTKINSQSTASHQDIIEIQKL from the coding sequence ATGCAATCCGACACTCCAGTTTACTCCATTATTGTACCAGTTTTTAATAGTGCCGACATCTTAGCTACACTCTGTGCGCAAATACACCAAAGCCTTGCAGTAATTGGTGTTTCTTACGAAATTATTTTAGTAAATGATTGCAGCACCGATAATTCGTGGCAAGTAATACAACAAATGCAATGTTACCAAGCACAGCGCATACTTGGTATTAATAAAACTCAAAATACCGGACAGCACCATGCACTCTATATAGGTATGCTACACGCCAAAGGTACTTACTTTGTTACCATAGATGACGATTTACAATTTCCCCCCTCAGAAATAGCATTGCTTATTAAAGAACAACAAAGAACAAACGCTCAACTAGTATATGGCTATCCGCGTGCACGCCAACATTCCATGTTAAGAAATATTGCCAGTAAATTAGCGCTATATGCATTTTGCGCTTTACTAAAAACACACCCTAACGGAAGCCCTTTCCGGTTGCTTAATGCTAAATTATTCCACTCCTCAACTCTTGCAGCTCCACTCATTTTTATTGATGCTATTGTTACTCCAAATACACCTATAATTTCAACTATTCCGGTATTGCACCAGCCTAGACATAGTGGTACTTCCGGTCACAAACTTTATATACAAGGATTATGGGCGTTGCTACTCATGTATGCATACAGCAGCAGTCGTAAAAAGAAATTTGTATATCCTATAATCATTCTTTCAATAGGGGGCATTGGCTTATGGCTAAGTATTTATTGCAGCTTTCTACTTGCAGCACCTCTGCTTATATTATTTATACTACTGCTTCTTATCCATTCATATTGCATATATCAATACACTAAAATTAACAGCCAATCTACAGCCAGCCATCAAGATATAATTGAAATCCAAAAGTTATAG
- a CDS encoding aspartyl/asparaginyl beta-hydroxylase domain-containing protein — protein sequence MTTNEPFYYITKEWYKGGSPAFYENSEYPLTHILEEHADMIVNEVISFYTNNGSKTKNNFVPYNLDTSGWQTLVLYSGGVINKENLQYLPKTWELLKDYPGLSLLMVSVLKPGTRLSAHFGDTDAIVRNHLGVLIPEPYPAIGLRIKNEERGWEVGKVLSFCVVNRHYAWNYTNKARIILMVDFVKPEFIHRKQEIEGKILAAEAMKLFATKIPITKKLPNAVVYFLHGILGRLANIYVRLFKQ from the coding sequence ATGACAACTAATGAACCCTTTTATTATATCACAAAAGAGTGGTATAAAGGCGGTAGTCCTGCGTTTTATGAAAACAGTGAATACCCGCTTACACATATTCTTGAAGAACATGCCGATATGATTGTAAACGAGGTAATTTCGTTTTATACAAATAACGGTTCCAAAACCAAGAATAATTTTGTGCCTTACAATTTAGATACATCAGGTTGGCAAACCTTGGTACTATATTCTGGCGGAGTAATCAACAAGGAAAACTTGCAATATTTACCTAAAACATGGGAGTTGCTAAAGGACTATCCCGGCTTAAGTTTACTTATGGTTTCTGTGTTAAAGCCAGGTACGCGCCTTAGTGCGCACTTTGGTGATACAGATGCAATTGTGCGGAATCATTTAGGTGTGCTAATTCCGGAGCCATATCCTGCAATTGGTTTGCGAATTAAGAACGAGGAAAGAGGATGGGAAGTAGGAAAAGTACTGTCGTTTTGCGTGGTAAATAGGCATTATGCTTGGAACTATACCAATAAAGCTCGTATCATTCTAATGGTTGATTTTGTAAAACCTGAGTTCATACATAGAAAGCAAGAAATAGAAGGGAAAATACTAGCAGCAGAAGCAATGAAACTTTTTGCAACTAAAATCCCCATTACTAAAAAACTACCAAATGCTGTAGTGTATTTTTTGCATGGTATTTTAGGAAGACTAGCTAATATCTATGTACGCCTGTTTAAGCAATAG
- a CDS encoding Gfo/Idh/MocA family oxidoreductase has protein sequence MLHKQVINTALIGVGYWGKNILRNLVQHPQSGNIWVCDSSNTMLHDATAQYRIAGILEKAEQVFAFEGIDAVAIATPTSTHYNLAKQALLAGKHVLIEKPATTSSAQILELIKIAAEKNLTLMVDHIYLYHPAITKLKEFVSNTEQTGNLLYVDSTRINLGIYQTDVNVLWDLACHDIAIINYLINERPTAVRTISRLNPIHQLEDLAYMFLHYQSGLVVHINASWASPVKMRKMILGAEKQMIIYDDIEPTNKLTIYDYEQAKATDKNKSKLTDYRLGNAIIPKFEHSEALFNVVNAFYQSIHTATPPIADGQNALEVIKVLEAAQKSIELGGEIVEIA, from the coding sequence ATGCTACATAAACAAGTAATAAATACAGCACTTATTGGAGTTGGCTACTGGGGAAAAAATATTCTCCGAAACTTAGTGCAGCATCCACAATCCGGCAATATATGGGTTTGCGACAGCAGCAATACCATGCTACACGATGCCACAGCACAATATCGCATTGCAGGCATACTTGAAAAAGCAGAACAAGTATTTGCTTTTGAAGGCATAGATGCCGTGGCAATAGCAACACCAACTTCTACACATTACAATTTAGCCAAGCAAGCACTCTTAGCCGGCAAGCATGTACTTATTGAAAAGCCGGCTACCACCTCCTCTGCCCAAATTTTGGAACTCATAAAAATTGCCGCAGAAAAGAATTTAACCCTTATGGTAGATCACATTTACCTCTACCACCCGGCCATTACAAAACTTAAAGAATTTGTTTCTAACACCGAACAAACCGGCAACTTGCTGTATGTAGATTCTACAAGAATAAATCTTGGCATATACCAAACCGATGTAAATGTACTATGGGACTTAGCATGCCACGATATTGCCATTATCAACTACTTAATAAACGAACGTCCAACTGCGGTAAGAACTATTAGCAGACTAAATCCAATACACCAATTAGAAGACCTTGCTTACATGTTTTTACACTACCAATCTGGTTTAGTAGTGCATATAAACGCCTCTTGGGCAAGTCCGGTTAAAATGCGAAAAATGATACTGGGAGCCGAAAAGCAAATGATTATTTATGACGATATTGAACCCACCAACAAACTCACCATCTACGACTATGAACAAGCTAAAGCAACCGATAAAAACAAAAGTAAACTCACAGATTATCGTTTAGGCAATGCCATCATTCCTAAGTTTGAACACAGCGAAGCACTCTTTAACGTAGTAAACGCCTTCTACCAATCTATACATACCGCCACACCGCCCATTGCCGATGGGCAAAATGCATTAGAAGTAATTAAAGTATTGGAAGCTGCACAAAAATCCATAGAATTAGGGGGCGAAATAGTTGAGATTGCATGA
- a CDS encoding B12-binding domain-containing radical SAM protein: MSSEEHLKICLVNAPVIGVMEPWYDTPDFGRTGLAILAGYLRSKMQVQIQIIDAKLERLNFAKVLERILEFNPHIVGFTAFTNEIKPSAYTAALIKKNLPECITVIGGVHITAIPRETMREFSSFDIGVVGEGEETLHELCHAVLHKEDIAKIRGLIYRKQDTLQQTPPRARIADQDSLPLPAWDLLPPAKTYYIQSERGCPLHCIFCMNPNGRYARKRSVENVIEELNLIINQYHPQRISFGDEIFSVDMDRTRQLLEAMIEHKIGEKVKWDVQTHVQYVDYEMFLQFKKANVERVELGIETGDLDMLRKLGKGTNLEKIYAAVEAGKKAKVPIGTFFLFGQPNETIESLQRTVDLAVKLNPVLPMFGLMTPYPGTEVAKMAAKGEGGYRLLTTNWDEYNKQIGGAMEFANLSRRQIEWFQVRAYLKVYLFNYRYWDLLLFLWEYRKAALEVIKKILLKRNSITEHLNLKPHDYEEVIYSNYKPQKESLIEARENWNAYQIEEAKRIKILAANKEAKHDVEKIDSTQSAES; encoded by the coding sequence ATGAGTTCGGAAGAACACCTTAAAATCTGTTTAGTAAATGCTCCCGTAATTGGAGTAATGGAGCCGTGGTACGATACACCCGATTTCGGAAGAACAGGACTCGCTATTCTTGCAGGCTACCTGCGTTCAAAAATGCAGGTTCAAATACAAATTATAGATGCCAAGCTAGAGCGATTAAATTTTGCCAAAGTACTAGAACGCATACTAGAGTTTAATCCACATATAGTTGGATTTACAGCCTTCACAAACGAAATAAAACCCTCTGCATACACAGCTGCCCTCATAAAAAAAAATTTACCCGAATGCATCACCGTAATTGGAGGTGTACACATAACAGCCATACCGCGCGAAACCATGCGCGAGTTCTCATCTTTCGATATAGGTGTGGTTGGTGAAGGCGAAGAAACCCTGCACGAGCTATGCCATGCAGTACTGCACAAAGAAGACATTGCAAAAATTAGGGGACTTATTTACCGAAAGCAAGACACCTTACAGCAAACACCACCTCGTGCAAGAATAGCCGACCAAGACAGCCTTCCACTACCGGCTTGGGATTTATTGCCGCCTGCCAAAACTTATTATATACAAAGCGAAAGAGGCTGCCCACTACATTGCATTTTTTGCATGAATCCCAACGGGCGCTATGCAAGAAAACGAAGTGTAGAAAACGTAATAGAAGAACTTAACCTCATTATTAACCAATATCACCCGCAACGCATAAGCTTTGGAGATGAAATTTTTAGCGTTGATATGGATAGAACACGCCAATTGCTCGAGGCAATGATTGAACACAAAATTGGCGAAAAAGTAAAATGGGATGTTCAAACACACGTGCAATACGTAGATTACGAAATGTTTCTCCAATTTAAAAAAGCAAACGTAGAAAGAGTTGAATTGGGAATAGAAACTGGCGATTTAGATATGCTCCGTAAACTCGGAAAAGGAACCAACCTCGAAAAAATTTATGCCGCTGTTGAAGCCGGAAAAAAAGCCAAAGTACCCATCGGAACTTTCTTCTTATTTGGCCAGCCTAACGAAACCATTGAAAGCTTACAGCGCACCGTAGATTTAGCCGTAAAACTAAACCCGGTTTTACCCATGTTTGGTTTAATGACACCCTATCCCGGAACCGAAGTTGCAAAGATGGCTGCCAAAGGCGAAGGCGGCTATAGGCTGCTCACCACCAACTGGGATGAATACAACAAACAAATTGGTGGCGCAATGGAATTTGCCAACCTAAGCAGAAGACAAATTGAATGGTTTCAAGTTAGAGCCTATTTAAAAGTATATTTATTCAATTACCGATACTGGGATTTGCTACTCTTCTTATGGGAATACCGCAAAGCTGCTTTAGAAGTAATAAAGAAAATTTTACTGAAACGAAACTCCATTACCGAGCATTTAAACCTTAAACCACACGATTACGAAGAGGTAATTTACAGCAACTATAAACCACAAAAAGAATCGCTTATAGAAGCACGCGAAAACTGGAATGCGTACCAGATTGAAGAAGCAAAGCGAATTAAAATATTGGCAGCAAACAAAGAAGCAAAACATGATGTTGAAAAAATTGACAGTACTCAATCTGCCGAATCCTGA